One segment of Deltaproteobacteria bacterium HGW-Deltaproteobacteria-4 DNA contains the following:
- the murA gene encoding UDP-N-acetylglucosamine 1-carboxyvinyltransferase: MDKLIIHGGRRLSGEVAVSGSKNAALPIFFATLLAAGRHEIDNVPFLRDINTTIKVLTSLGACVEGDGHKVIVDTTGVDQVEATYELVKTMRASVLVLGPLLARFGRARVSLPGGCAIGARPINLHLKGLEAMGAEIHLSHGYVEATCPRLRGARIYFDLPTVGGTEHLMMTATLAEGVTVIENAAREPEIAELADVLIKMGALIEGAGTDTIRITGVKELQPFTHSVMPDRIEAGTFMIAAAMTQGDIRLRDMRLDHLDALVFKLQDAGVEVFTRDGLVHVRGPEAIRPVNIKTRPYPGFPTDMQAQFMALMTIAEGTSVIGENIFENRFMHVSELLRFGADIEISGSTATVRGVKQLSGAPTMATDLRASASLILAALAADNTSEVSRIYHLDRGYERIEEKLRLLGADIVRVHEPM, from the coding sequence TTGGATAAATTGATCATACACGGCGGTCGTCGTCTCAGTGGTGAGGTTGCGGTCAGCGGTTCGAAGAACGCGGCATTGCCGATCTTCTTTGCCACCCTTTTGGCTGCGGGGCGGCATGAAATTGATAACGTCCCTTTTCTGCGCGATATCAATACCACCATCAAAGTTCTGACCTCCCTCGGGGCTTGCGTCGAAGGGGATGGGCATAAGGTCATTGTCGATACCACCGGGGTCGATCAGGTCGAAGCGACCTATGAACTGGTCAAGACCATGCGCGCTTCGGTTCTGGTCCTCGGGCCGCTGTTGGCGCGTTTCGGCCGCGCCCGCGTCTCCCTCCCCGGCGGCTGCGCCATCGGCGCGCGGCCGATCAATCTCCATCTCAAGGGGCTTGAGGCGATGGGGGCGGAGATCCACCTTTCGCATGGTTATGTCGAAGCGACCTGTCCGCGACTGCGCGGCGCCCGGATCTACTTTGATCTGCCGACCGTCGGCGGCACAGAGCATCTGATGATGACCGCGACCCTGGCTGAGGGGGTGACGGTTATCGAAAATGCTGCCCGCGAACCGGAGATCGCTGAACTCGCCGATGTCCTCATCAAGATGGGGGCACTCATCGAAGGGGCGGGGACCGACACCATCCGCATCACCGGTGTCAAGGAGCTGCAACCCTTTACTCATAGCGTCATGCCCGACCGCATCGAAGCCGGCACCTTCATGATCGCGGCGGCGATGACGCAGGGCGATATCCGTCTGCGCGATATGCGCCTTGACCATCTCGATGCCCTGGTCTTCAAACTTCAGGATGCCGGGGTCGAGGTCTTCACCCGTGATGGACTGGTGCATGTGCGCGGCCCGGAGGCGATTCGGCCGGTGAATATCAAGACCCGTCCTTATCCCGGCTTCCCCACCGATATGCAGGCCCAGTTCATGGCGTTGATGACGATTGCCGAGGGGACGAGTGTCATCGGCGAGAATATCTTCGAAAACCGCTTCATGCATGTCTCCGAGCTGTTGCGTTTTGGTGCGGATATCGAAATTTCCGGCAGTACCGCTACCGTGCGCGGCGTCAAGCAGCTCTCCGGGGCGCCGACCATGGCGACCGATCTGCGCGCCAGTGCCTCGCTGATCCTCGCTGCTTTGGCGGCCGACAACACCAGCGAGGTTTCGCGCATTTATCATCTCGATCGCGGTTACGAACGCATCGAAGAGAAGCTGCGCCTCCTCGGTGCGGATATCGTCCGCGTCCACGAACCGATGTAA
- a CDS encoding CoA-binding protein: MTITEQIAKFLSSPAFAVAGASTKREKYGNMVVRCYQQQGKEVIPLHPLEKEIEGLACVTSVKDLPPTVKSLSMITPPQVTEKIVAAAIAHGIENIWMQPGAESAAAVELCREQGVNVIADGSCILVVLGFRGH, encoded by the coding sequence ATGACTATTACGGAACAGATTGCAAAATTCCTTTCCTCCCCGGCTTTTGCTGTGGCCGGGGCATCAACAAAGCGGGAAAAGTACGGTAACATGGTTGTCCGTTGCTATCAGCAGCAAGGGAAAGAGGTGATCCCTCTCCATCCTCTCGAGAAGGAGATTGAAGGGCTCGCCTGCGTCACTTCGGTCAAGGATCTCCCCCCCACGGTCAAGAGCCTTTCGATGATTACACCGCCGCAAGTGACGGAGAAGATCGTCGCGGCAGCGATTGCCCATGGCATCGAGAATATCTGGATGCAGCCCGGGGCAGAGAGCGCTGCAGCGGTGGAACTCTGCCGGGAGCAGGGAGTGAACGTTATTGCCGACGGCAGTTGTATTCTGGTGGTTCTCGGTTTCCGCGGCCATTGA
- the prmC gene encoding peptide chain release factor N(5)-glutamine methyltransferase: MREAWTVLDLLKWTASYFAGKGIENGRLDAELLLAEILKLNRIGLYLNFDRPVNSDELAVFRALIERRARREPIAYILGRCEFWSLTFKVGPEVLIPRGDTETLVEAALKVLPPGGTLLDVGVGSGAIALAIAHDRPDVQVEGIDLSPAALALATENAQNLGLTARVTLRQGDLFTLDDSRQYDVIVSNPPYIAIGEKATLMPEVRDFEPALALFAGEDGLDCYRALIPAARGALKSSGILFVEVGAGQAEAVAELFAIAGYVEIFTNRDLAGIDRVVAGRKASGCISPNM; the protein is encoded by the coding sequence TTGAGGGAAGCCTGGACGGTCCTCGATCTCCTCAAGTGGACGGCCAGTTACTTTGCCGGCAAAGGAATTGAAAACGGCCGTCTCGACGCAGAGTTGCTCCTTGCCGAGATTCTCAAGCTCAACCGGATCGGCCTGTATCTCAATTTTGACCGACCGGTCAACAGCGACGAATTGGCGGTTTTTCGTGCCTTGATCGAACGCCGGGCGCGGCGCGAACCGATCGCTTATATCCTCGGGCGCTGTGAATTCTGGTCGCTGACCTTCAAAGTCGGCCCAGAAGTCCTCATCCCGCGCGGAGATACCGAGACACTGGTCGAAGCCGCCCTCAAGGTACTACCGCCGGGGGGGACGCTCCTCGATGTTGGTGTCGGCAGCGGTGCCATTGCTTTGGCGATTGCCCATGATCGCCCGGATGTGCAGGTCGAAGGAATCGATTTAAGTCCGGCGGCTCTGGCGCTTGCGACAGAAAATGCTCAAAATCTCGGGTTGACAGCGCGGGTGACATTGCGGCAGGGCGATCTCTTTACTCTGGATGATAGCCGCCAATACGACGTTATCGTCTCCAACCCGCCCTATATTGCCATTGGGGAGAAGGCGACACTGATGCCGGAGGTGCGCGATTTTGAACCGGCGCTCGCCCTCTTTGCCGGCGAAGATGGTCTCGACTGCTACCGCGCCCTGATCCCGGCGGCCAGGGGTGCGTTGAAGAGTTCCGGAATCCTCTTTGTTGAGGTTGGCGCCGGTCAGGCCGAAGCAGTCGCAGAGCTCTTTGCTATTGCCGGTTACGTAGAAATCTTCACCAACCGCGATCTCGCCGGGATCGATCGGGTCGTCGCCGGACGCAAGGCGTCGGGATGCATTTCGCCCAATATGTAA
- a CDS encoding thymidylate synthase (FAD), with translation MRVQLLSYTPDPEQVAAAAARLCYSSADISRLMERSRDDHAVLLAKILDLGHFSVLEHASFTFGIEGISRACSHQLVRHRIASYSQQSQRYVAVQERFPAIMPPTIAENPQLSARFEAFLNDCHALYGELMAAGIPAEDARFVLPNAAETKLVMTMNARELRHFFALRCCRRAQWEIREMATAMLRVCKPVAPLLFADAGPGCLVGACPEGKMTCGQAAMVRQEFKNV, from the coding sequence ATGCGCGTCCAATTATTGAGCTACACTCCCGATCCCGAGCAGGTGGCGGCTGCCGCCGCCCGTCTCTGCTACTCCTCGGCCGACATTTCCCGGCTGATGGAGCGGAGTCGGGACGACCATGCTGTCTTGCTGGCCAAGATCCTTGATCTCGGCCATTTTTCCGTTTTGGAGCATGCCTCCTTTACCTTCGGGATTGAAGGGATCAGTCGCGCCTGTTCGCACCAACTGGTGCGACATCGCATCGCTTCCTATTCGCAGCAGAGCCAGCGCTATGTCGCCGTACAGGAACGATTTCCGGCAATCATGCCGCCGACGATTGCCGAAAATCCGCAGCTCTCCGCTCGCTTTGAAGCCTTTCTCAATGACTGTCATGCCCTGTATGGCGAGTTGATGGCAGCCGGGATTCCAGCGGAAGATGCGCGTTTCGTGCTGCCGAATGCCGCCGAAACCAAGCTGGTGATGACGATGAATGCCCGCGAATTGCGGCACTTTTTTGCGTTGCGCTGCTGCCGGCGCGCGCAATGGGAGATCCGGGAAATGGCGACGGCAATGTTGCGCGTCTGCAAACCGGTAGCCCCTCTCCTCTTTGCCGATGCCGGTCCGGGTTGTCTGGTTGGCGCCTGTCCTGAGGGGAAGATGACCTGCGGCCAGGCCGCAATGGTGCGTCAGGAATTTAAGAATGTTTAA
- a CDS encoding ATP phosphoribosyltransferase yields MSDWITFALPKGRIMQDSMALLGRIGITCPEMEDGGSRKLVFENKKDRYRFMAVRATDVPTYVEYGCADLGVVGKDTLLEQEKDLYEPVDLKFGYCRLVVAEPRELLESDDPSGWSNIRVATKYPHITARYFAAKGIQVELVKLYGSIELAPLVGLAERIVDLVSTGATLRENGLVEVETIAEITSHLIVNRASLKTKHQRIRKIIDGLEKVVAEG; encoded by the coding sequence ATGAGCGACTGGATTACCTTTGCCCTGCCCAAGGGGCGGATCATGCAGGATTCGATGGCCCTTCTTGGCCGCATCGGCATTACCTGCCCGGAGATGGAAGACGGCGGCAGCCGCAAGCTCGTCTTCGAAAATAAAAAGGATCGCTACCGCTTTATGGCGGTGCGCGCCACCGACGTGCCGACTTATGTTGAGTACGGCTGCGCCGATCTCGGCGTTGTCGGCAAGGATACCCTCCTTGAACAGGAAAAGGACCTTTACGAGCCGGTTGACCTCAAGTTCGGCTATTGTCGGCTGGTGGTGGCCGAGCCCCGCGAGTTGCTCGAATCCGACGACCCGAGCGGTTGGTCGAATATTCGCGTCGCCACCAAGTATCCCCACATCACCGCCCGCTACTTCGCGGCGAAGGGGATCCAGGTCGAACTGGTCAAACTTTACGGTTCGATCGAGCTGGCGCCGCTGGTCGGTCTTGCCGAGCGCATTGTCGATCTCGTTTCCACCGGCGCCACCCTGCGCGAAAACGGCCTGGTCGAAGTCGAGACGATCGCCGAGATCACCAGCCATCTCATCGTCAATCGCGCCAGCCTCAAGACCAAACATCAGCGTATTCGCAAGATTATCGATGGGCTGGAAAAGGTTGTTGCGGAAGGGTAG
- a CDS encoding transcription termination factor Rho yields the protein MNLKELKEKKIIDLVAIGRELKVEGAPGMRKQDLIFGILNATAEKNGAIFGEGVLEILPDGFGFLRAPDANYLPGPDDIYVSPSQIRRFNLRTGDTVSGQIRPPKEGERYFALLKVSEVNFEDPAVAREKTLFDNLTPLYPEERLNLECAPDNLPMRVMDITTPIGKGQRGLIVAPPRTGKTMLLQNIANSITTNHPEVYLIVLLIDERPEEVTDMQRSVHGEVISSTFDEPATRHVQVAEMVIEKAKRLVEHKRDVVILLDSITRLARAYNTVVPPSGKILSGGLDSNALHKPKRFFGAARNIEEGGSLTIIATALVDTGSKMDEVIFEEFKGTGNMEVHLDRRLIERRVFPAIDVNKSGTRREELLLDKVSLQRMWLLRKVLSSMNVVDTMEFLLEKLAATKSNQEFFDSMNQ from the coding sequence ATGAACCTGAAAGAACTGAAAGAAAAGAAGATCATTGACCTCGTCGCCATTGGCCGTGAACTCAAGGTCGAGGGTGCCCCGGGGATGCGCAAGCAGGATCTGATCTTCGGCATCCTCAATGCCACCGCCGAAAAGAATGGTGCAATCTTCGGCGAAGGGGTTCTTGAAATCCTCCCGGACGGCTTTGGCTTTCTCCGTGCTCCCGATGCGAATTACCTCCCCGGCCCTGACGATATTTATGTCTCGCCGTCGCAAATTCGTCGTTTTAACCTGCGCACCGGTGACACCGTCTCCGGACAGATTCGTCCGCCGAAGGAGGGGGAGCGTTACTTTGCTCTCCTCAAGGTCTCCGAGGTCAACTTCGAAGATCCGGCCGTGGCCCGCGAAAAGACCCTTTTTGACAACCTTACCCCCCTTTATCCCGAGGAGCGCCTCAATCTTGAGTGTGCGCCGGACAATCTGCCGATGCGGGTGATGGATATTACCACACCAATCGGTAAGGGACAGCGCGGTCTTATTGTCGCGCCGCCGCGAACCGGCAAGACCATGCTCCTGCAGAATATCGCCAACTCGATCACCACCAACCATCCCGAGGTCTATCTCATCGTCCTGCTCATCGATGAGCGCCCGGAAGAAGTGACCGATATGCAGCGTTCGGTCCACGGCGAAGTGATCTCCTCCACCTTTGACGAGCCGGCGACCCGGCACGTGCAGGTGGCGGAGATGGTCATCGAAAAAGCCAAGCGCCTCGTCGAGCACAAGCGCGACGTCGTCATTCTCCTCGATTCCATCACCCGACTGGCGCGGGCCTACAATACCGTTGTCCCCCCTTCGGGCAAGATTCTTTCCGGCGGTCTCGATTCTAATGCCCTGCACAAACCGAAACGCTTCTTTGGTGCGGCCCGCAATATTGAAGAAGGGGGCTCCTTGACGATCATCGCCACCGCCCTGGTCGATACCGGCAGCAAGATGGACGAAGTCATCTTTGAAGAGTTCAAGGGGACCGGTAACATGGAGGTCCATCTTGATCGGCGTCTCATCGAACGGCGGGTTTTTCCGGCGATCGATGTCAACAAGTCGGGCACCCGCCGTGAGGAGCTCCTCCTCGACAAGGTAAGCCTGCAGCGGATGTGGTTGCTGCGTAAGGTTTTGTCGAGCATGAATGTTGTCGATACCATGGAGTTTCTATTGGAAAAACTGGCTGCAACAAAGAGCAATCAGGAGTTTTTCGATTCGATGAACCAATAG
- a CDS encoding 50S ribosomal protein L31: protein MKEGIHPNYDDVLVKCHCGSTVATRSTRTKGGEIHTEICSQCHPFYTGKQKLMDTEGRIDRFRKKYGQV from the coding sequence ATGAAAGAAGGAATTCACCCTAATTACGACGATGTTCTGGTGAAATGCCATTGCGGCAGCACCGTTGCAACCCGTTCCACCCGCACCAAGGGGGGAGAGATCCACACGGAAATCTGTTCCCAGTGCCACCCTTTCTACACCGGTAAGCAGAAGCTGATGGATACCGAAGGGCGTATCGACCGCTTCCGTAAGAAGTACGGCCAGGTCTAG
- a CDS encoding peptide chain release factor 1 — protein sequence MFKKLEEVVDRFREVEGLLYDPTTIADQGRFRALNREHADLAEIVETFARYKAIGEEIAGLRELLRESDAEMRELAKQELPELENQHRELIEELRLLLLPKDPNDARNVILEIRAGTGGEEAALFAGSLFRMYCRYAENKGWKVELLSLSEADAGGVKEAIALISGQRVYSRLKYESGTHRVQRVPETESQGRIHTSACTVAVLPEADDVELDIDPGDLRIDVYRAQGAGGQHVNKTESAVRITHLPTGVVVACQEGKSQHKNKAAAMKLLTSRILDAMVAEQHAQISADRKSQIGSGDRSERIRTYNFPQGRCTDHRIGLTLYKLDAIMQGDIDEILDALATHYQSQLLSGQESLA from the coding sequence ATGTTTAAAAAACTTGAAGAAGTCGTCGATCGTTTCCGTGAGGTCGAAGGCCTTCTCTATGATCCGACAACAATTGCTGATCAGGGGCGTTTTCGCGCCCTGAACCGCGAGCACGCCGATCTGGCTGAAATAGTCGAGACTTTTGCCCGCTACAAGGCGATCGGCGAAGAGATCGCCGGTCTGCGCGAGCTGCTGCGCGAAAGCGATGCCGAGATGCGCGAACTCGCCAAGCAGGAGTTGCCGGAACTGGAGAATCAGCACCGCGAGTTGATTGAGGAGTTGCGTCTCCTCCTCTTGCCAAAGGATCCGAACGATGCCCGCAATGTCATCCTTGAGATCCGTGCCGGCACCGGCGGCGAAGAAGCCGCACTTTTTGCCGGCTCCCTCTTCCGCATGTACTGTCGCTATGCGGAAAACAAGGGCTGGAAAGTCGAACTTCTCAGCCTTTCGGAAGCGGACGCCGGCGGGGTCAAAGAAGCGATTGCCCTGATCAGCGGACAGCGCGTCTATTCGCGCCTCAAGTATGAAAGTGGTACACACCGGGTGCAGCGGGTTCCCGAAACCGAATCGCAGGGGCGCATTCATACCTCGGCCTGCACCGTAGCAGTCCTCCCGGAAGCCGATGATGTTGAACTTGATATCGATCCCGGTGATCTGCGCATAGACGTTTATCGGGCGCAAGGGGCCGGGGGTCAGCATGTCAACAAGACCGAGTCGGCGGTGCGGATCACCCACCTTCCGACCGGCGTCGTCGTGGCCTGCCAGGAAGGGAAGTCGCAACATAAGAATAAAGCTGCCGCGATGAAATTGCTCACAAGCCGCATCCTTGATGCGATGGTGGCGGAGCAGCATGCGCAGATCTCAGCCGACCGTAAGAGTCAGATCGGCAGCGGCGACCGCAGCGAACGGATTCGTACCTACAACTTCCCGCAAGGGCGCTGCACCGATCACCGCATCGGTCTGACCCTGTACAAGCTGGATGCGATCATGCAGGGGGATATCGACGAGATTCTCGACGCGCTGGCGACGCATTATCAAAGTCAGCTTCTCAGCGGTCAGGAGTCGCTGGCTTGA